In Sphingomonas sp. LR60, the following are encoded in one genomic region:
- a CDS encoding LacI family DNA-binding transcriptional regulator codes for MSERRRQGVTIRSVAERAGVSAMTVSNVINRAGRASPATVAAVHAAVAELGYVPNVVARRLARARATTVGLLYSGARAPFLDAILVGALRATNARGLQLLLHEEPPGTLEAAETAVRSLARGGADALLLVPPFAELLRDSRVLRELALPIAAIAIGHVMPGIATVRIDNRAAMAELTAFLIERQYRRIALIAGNPRHSDSAPRVQGYYDALAAHGIAPDPALVIEGRFDRSSGEEAAQALLSGATRPDAIMCSNDDMAAGVIAEAHRRGLVLPRDLAVTGFDDTTLAARIWPPLTTVRQPAEEMAFRAAERLIGTGDGDEAASDMIIPHAIIERESTPVR; via the coding sequence GTGAGCGAGCGTCGTCGGCAGGGCGTCACGATCCGCTCGGTCGCCGAACGCGCCGGCGTGTCGGCGATGACCGTCTCCAACGTCATCAACCGCGCCGGGCGCGCCAGCCCGGCGACGGTCGCCGCGGTCCATGCAGCGGTCGCGGAACTCGGTTATGTTCCCAACGTGGTCGCCCGCCGCCTCGCGCGCGCCCGTGCCACCACCGTCGGGCTTCTTTACAGCGGCGCACGTGCGCCATTCCTCGATGCGATCCTCGTTGGTGCCCTGCGCGCCACCAATGCGCGCGGGTTGCAGTTGCTGCTTCACGAGGAACCACCCGGCACCCTCGAAGCCGCGGAAACCGCAGTACGCTCGCTCGCCCGTGGAGGGGCGGACGCTTTGTTGCTGGTGCCGCCGTTCGCCGAATTGTTGCGGGACTCGCGCGTGCTTCGGGAACTCGCACTTCCCATCGCGGCGATCGCGATCGGCCATGTCATGCCCGGCATCGCCACGGTGCGGATCGACAACCGCGCCGCAATGGCGGAACTGACCGCATTCCTGATCGAGCGTCAGTACCGTCGCATCGCGCTGATCGCGGGCAACCCCCGCCACTCGGACAGCGCCCCGCGCGTGCAGGGCTATTACGATGCGCTCGCCGCGCACGGCATCGCCCCCGATCCCGCACTGGTGATCGAGGGGCGCTTCGACCGCAGCTCGGGTGAGGAAGCGGCGCAGGCGCTGCTGTCCGGCGCGACCCGACCCGATGCGATCATGTGCAGCAACGACGATATGGCGGCGGGGGTCATCGCCGAGGCGCACCGTCGCGGGCTGGTGCTCCCGCGCGACCTTGCCGTCACCGGTTTCGACGACACCACGCTGGCGGCGCGTATCTGGCCACCGCTCACCACCGTCCGCCAGCCCGCCGAGGAAATGGCCTTCCGCGCCGCCGAGCGGCTGATCGGCACCGGCGACGGCGACGAAGCCGCCAGCGACATGATCATCCCGCACGCGATCATCGAACGCGAGTCCACGCCGGTGCGGTAA
- a CDS encoding DNA primase, which translates to MGGHQVQGQGSGDDGYDEDGYDESQRAEILEATRDGPGDGTIIVDLEPDLGSDDDAEDEDELVMTDGEVARQDGDVDAEDSDVAEDEVQAEFDDGSVGEDELDDRDDTALRP; encoded by the coding sequence ATGGGCGGGCATCAGGTGCAAGGTCAGGGCTCTGGCGACGACGGCTACGACGAGGACGGCTATGACGAAAGCCAGCGTGCCGAAATCCTCGAGGCGACCCGTGACGGACCGGGCGATGGCACGATCATCGTCGATCTCGAGCCCGATCTCGGCAGCGACGATGACGCCGAGGACGAAGACGAACTGGTGATGACCGATGGCGAGGTCGCGCGGCAGGACGGCGACGTCGACGCCGAAGATAGTGACGTCGCGGAGGACGAAGTTCAGGCCGAGTTCGACGACGGCAGTGTCGGGGAGGACGAACTCGACGATCGCGACGACACCGCGCTGCGGCCGTAG
- a CDS encoding polymer-forming cytoskeletal protein, protein MRDLAGIISGAIRLDTDADVSGIVSGDITVATGCRVTISGMVRGDVTAEPGAEVTITGIVNGAVHAEGATVHVTGIVTLP, encoded by the coding sequence ATGAGGGATCTGGCAGGGATCATCAGCGGCGCGATCCGGCTCGACACTGACGCCGACGTTTCGGGCATCGTCAGCGGCGACATCACTGTGGCGACGGGCTGTCGCGTCACGATCTCGGGCATGGTGCGCGGCGATGTCACCGCCGAGCCCGGCGCAGAGGTGACGATCACTGGCATCGTCAACGGCGCGGTCCATGCCGAGGGCGCAACCGTGCATGTGACGGGGATCGTGACGCTGCCGTAA
- a CDS encoding phosphoribosyltransferase: MPILTAVTHADLIADVRTLAAKIARDTAWRPDLLVGIGRGGLVPAVYLSHAAGLPMQSVDYSAQDATLSATAIERLATLTREGQKLLFIDDINDSGRTIAQLRGLLEQAGAPAGSMRFATLIDNRGSAAKVDLAARTIDRSVTKDWFVFPWEALAPATSIAADAAEVPERTA, translated from the coding sequence ATGCCGATCCTTACCGCCGTCACCCATGCCGATTTGATTGCCGATGTCCGGACGCTCGCCGCGAAGATCGCGCGTGATACCGCCTGGCGCCCCGACCTGCTGGTGGGCATAGGGCGCGGCGGGCTGGTTCCCGCGGTGTACCTGAGCCACGCGGCCGGCCTGCCGATGCAGTCGGTCGATTATTCCGCGCAGGACGCGACGCTTTCCGCGACCGCGATCGAACGGCTGGCGACGCTGACCCGTGAGGGCCAGAAATTGCTGTTCATCGACGACATCAACGACTCAGGGCGCACGATCGCGCAGCTGCGCGGCTTGCTCGAGCAGGCAGGCGCGCCCGCCGGATCGATGCGCTTCGCGACGCTGATCGACAATCGCGGCTCAGCGGCGAAGGTCGACCTTGCCGCGCGCACGATCGACCGCTCGGTGACCAAGGACTGGTTCGTGTTCCCGTGGGAAGCGCTGGCGCCGGCGACGTCGATCGCAGCCGATGCGGCAGAAGTGCCCGAGCGAACGGCCTAG
- a CDS encoding penicillin-binding protein activator — MAEAIGRSQWSSAMSRVITVAGALLLAACSTVVPRGPVQQAPTAQPAPPPRETAPEVVTGLPQDAARNRVALLVPLTGSNGGVGRSLANATQLALLDTRNQQVRITSYDTATGAGAAASRAIREGAQLILGPLLAEDVRAVAPIARAAKVPVLSFSNDTGVAGNGAYVLGYAPAQAIERVVAYARGRGIDNFGGIVPNALYGSRASTAFLRAVEQAGGRVVSLQTYDRGSGALGSAVQRMAKDAPFGAVLIADSAATATAAVPLIRRNSPSTQILGTELWNSDGAARSSAVLNGAWFASVPDTLYRQYARNYRARFNAAPYRLSSLGYDSVLLVVRIAREWRPGSPFPENRLRDADGFAGIDGAFRFGRDNVAERALEVQEVRGGEAVTVSPAPSGFDGK; from the coding sequence ATGGCAGAGGCGATCGGGCGTTCGCAATGGTCGAGCGCAATGTCGCGCGTCATCACGGTCGCGGGGGCGCTGTTGCTGGCGGCCTGTTCGACGGTGGTGCCGCGTGGACCCGTGCAGCAGGCGCCGACCGCGCAGCCCGCGCCGCCGCCGCGCGAAACTGCGCCCGAGGTGGTGACCGGGCTGCCGCAAGACGCCGCGCGCAATCGCGTCGCCTTGCTGGTGCCGCTGACCGGCAGCAATGGCGGGGTGGGGCGGAGCCTCGCCAATGCCACGCAGCTGGCGTTACTCGACACGCGCAACCAGCAGGTGCGGATCACCAGCTACGACACGGCGACCGGCGCGGGAGCTGCGGCAAGCCGCGCGATCCGCGAAGGCGCGCAACTGATCCTCGGGCCGCTGCTCGCCGAAGACGTCCGCGCGGTTGCGCCGATCGCGCGTGCCGCGAAGGTGCCGGTGCTGTCGTTCTCGAACGATACCGGCGTGGCGGGGAATGGCGCCTATGTGCTCGGCTATGCACCCGCGCAGGCGATCGAGCGCGTGGTGGCATATGCCCGCGGGCGAGGCATCGACAATTTCGGCGGGATCGTTCCCAATGCGCTGTACGGTAGCCGCGCGTCGACCGCGTTCCTGCGCGCGGTCGAGCAGGCCGGCGGGCGCGTCGTGTCGCTCCAGACCTATGATCGCGGCAGCGGTGCGCTGGGCAGCGCGGTGCAGCGCATGGCCAAGGATGCGCCATTCGGCGCGGTGCTGATCGCCGACAGTGCGGCGACCGCGACCGCGGCGGTGCCGCTGATCCGGCGCAACAGCCCGTCGACGCAGATCCTGGGGACCGAATTGTGGAATTCGGATGGCGCGGCGCGATCGTCCGCGGTGCTGAACGGGGCATGGTTCGCGAGCGTGCCGGACACGCTGTATCGCCAATATGCGCGTAACTATCGCGCGCGCTTCAACGCCGCGCCGTACCGGCTGTCGAGCCTCGGGTATGATTCGGTGCTGCTGGTCGTGCGGATCGCGCGCGAGTGGCGTCCGGGGTCGCCTTTCCCCGAAAACCGCCTGCGCGATGCCGACGGGTTTGCGGGGATCGACGGCGCGTTCCGCTTCGGACGCGACAATGTCGCCGAGCGCGCGCTGGAGGTGCAGGAGGTCCGGGGCGGCGAGGCGGTGACGGTGTCGCCTGCGCCGTCGGGCTTCGACGGAAAATAG
- a CDS encoding beta-N-acetylglucosaminidase domain-containing protein, protein MTRCIGLPLLAATLLSSTPVAAQLATRPAIFPAPAELTLGTDTMTLGRRVTLIAAAGTDAATVVLAGQILRTAGVETITAARRAERAPTQPQIVLGLADTAIIRTALAGTTPDAAPEGYTLTITPATNTITLAGHDADGLFHAVQTLRQLIQRSTLPALVIRDHPAMPVRGTIEGFYGKPWTMAERTRHLDFLATVKANTYVYSPKDDPYARDRWREAYPAETLTQLGTLAAAATRNHVDFVYAISPGPSICFSAPADLQALRTKFDALRAIGIHRFYVALDDIEYKKWNCDADQAAFGPSSAAAAGEAQARLLNAVQADLTRRDPKAPPLIMVPTEYYDAKDSPYKAALRDDLDPKVVVQWTGTDVVPPAISVPDAKAATKAFGRKTLLWDNYPVNDYAQTTGRLLMAPYARREAGLAGELTGILSNPMNQEAPSRAAVTGVLAFAWNDKDYDAERTWHWLARELAGGDAQATAALLTFFDTQHMAPTFGSQPWQEQALASTHCSPASARRWPTAMRKYARRRSPT, encoded by the coding sequence ATGACCCGCTGCATCGGCCTGCCCCTGCTCGCCGCCACGCTCCTGTCGTCCACCCCGGTCGCGGCCCAGCTCGCGACCCGCCCGGCGATCTTCCCCGCGCCGGCCGAGCTGACGCTCGGCACCGACACGATGACGCTGGGTCGACGCGTCACGCTGATCGCCGCGGCCGGCACCGATGCCGCCACCGTCGTGCTCGCCGGGCAGATCCTGCGCACCGCCGGTGTCGAGACGATTACCGCCGCACGCCGCGCCGAGCGCGCGCCGACGCAGCCGCAGATCGTCCTGGGCCTCGCGGACACGGCGATCATCCGGACCGCGCTCGCGGGCACCACGCCCGACGCTGCGCCCGAAGGCTATACGCTCACGATCACCCCCGCGACGAACACGATCACGCTCGCCGGCCATGACGCTGACGGCCTGTTCCACGCGGTCCAAACGCTTCGCCAGCTCATTCAGCGCTCCACGCTCCCCGCGCTGGTGATCCGCGACCATCCCGCGATGCCGGTGCGCGGAACGATCGAGGGCTTCTACGGCAAGCCATGGACGATGGCCGAGCGCACCCGCCACCTCGACTTCCTCGCGACGGTCAAGGCCAACACTTACGTCTACAGCCCGAAGGACGATCCCTATGCGCGCGACCGCTGGCGCGAAGCCTATCCCGCCGAGACGCTGACCCAGCTCGGCACGCTGGCGGCGGCAGCGACGCGCAACCATGTCGACTTCGTCTATGCGATCTCGCCGGGGCCGAGCATCTGCTTCTCCGCCCCCGCCGATCTTCAGGCGCTGCGCACCAAGTTCGATGCGCTGCGCGCGATCGGCATTCATCGCTTCTACGTCGCGCTCGACGACATCGAATATAAGAAGTGGAATTGCGACGCCGATCAGGCCGCCTTCGGCCCCTCGAGTGCGGCCGCGGCGGGCGAGGCGCAGGCGCGCTTGCTCAACGCGGTCCAGGCGGACCTGACGCGCCGCGATCCCAAGGCGCCGCCGCTCATCATGGTGCCGACCGAATATTACGACGCCAAGGATTCGCCGTACAAGGCGGCGCTACGCGACGATCTCGATCCGAAGGTGGTGGTGCAATGGACCGGCACCGATGTCGTGCCGCCCGCGATCTCGGTGCCCGACGCCAAGGCCGCCACCAAGGCATTCGGGCGCAAGACGCTGTTGTGGGATAATTATCCCGTCAATGACTATGCGCAGACCACCGGCCGGCTCCTGATGGCGCCTTATGCACGCCGCGAGGCCGGACTGGCGGGCGAGTTGACCGGCATCCTGTCGAACCCGATGAACCAGGAGGCACCGAGCCGCGCCGCGGTCACCGGCGTGCTGGCGTTCGCGTGGAACGACAAGGATTATGACGCTGAGCGGACATGGCACTGGTTGGCGCGCGAGCTGGCCGGCGGTGACGCACAGGCGACCGCAGCGTTGCTGACCTTCTTCGACACCCAGCACATGGCCCCCACCTTCGGCAGCCAGCCGTGGCAGGAACAGGCCCTCGCCTCCACGCACTGCTCACCCGCGTCCGCGAGGCGCTGGCCGACGGCGATGCGGAAGTACGCGCGCAGGCGATCGCCGACCTGA
- a CDS encoding TonB-dependent siderophore receptor, which produces MFADLAFAGLLMAVAPDAAAPADESGVPTETNRTTGDILVEGRRDEAIAATKTTTPLIQVPQPITIVTDDVFLAQGAINVSDTVRYAAGVNSDAYGRETRSDGFTIRGLDALQFRDGMRDVFSYWATIPADPYNFSRVEVVRGPASVLFGQGSLGGLVNLVSKMPLFENGADVALVAGNYNRKEVLADLNGVLGSDLGFRLVARARDADTYIADTPDNRVMLAPSVTWRPGSRTAVTLMGLYQKDDGGSTTNFLPIVGTFLVNPGNPPLDRYLFVGKPGWDRFGGRLLQGGGSITHRFGDDVTLSLKARYIDSNLQYNTHYTDSYSNPRDPYTAGSNGRRIGLYAFGLNARMNVFSTDDNLRIRFNTGVAVEHVLLAGIDYSWNAVKKQGGYGFQEVDLYNLDRTAILTPEPTGAFDREAQKQLGIYVQDQIRFWDRVSVVLGARRDRVTTTGTPDRVDSATTFRFGIIGEIAAGVSPFFSYTESFLPIAGTVTDGTPFRPQMGHQFETGFKWQPDRATLVTVTGFSIKDTNRPIADPINPMGRIQAGEVTSKGVELEATRTLPGDYDLSLSYGFNDVSGGGLTDFSSRHIASAWATKTFVQGARTLRLGAGVRYLGRQVSSNDVWTIVTPGRTMADALVEISEGRWRLTVNATNLFDNRTYASCLARGDCFMTAPRNVMASVGYHF; this is translated from the coding sequence ATGTTCGCCGATCTCGCATTTGCCGGGCTTTTGATGGCCGTTGCGCCCGACGCGGCCGCGCCGGCTGACGAATCGGGCGTTCCAACGGAAACCAACCGGACCACAGGGGACATTCTGGTCGAGGGACGTCGCGACGAAGCCATTGCCGCCACGAAGACCACCACGCCGCTGATTCAGGTGCCGCAACCGATCACCATCGTCACCGACGACGTGTTCCTGGCGCAAGGCGCGATCAACGTCTCCGATACCGTACGTTACGCGGCGGGCGTCAATTCGGACGCTTATGGTCGCGAGACGCGCTCGGACGGCTTCACGATCCGTGGCCTCGACGCCTTGCAGTTCCGCGACGGCATGCGCGACGTCTTCAGCTATTGGGCGACGATCCCCGCCGATCCGTACAACTTCTCCCGCGTAGAGGTGGTCCGCGGCCCGGCATCGGTCTTGTTCGGACAGGGATCGCTGGGCGGCCTGGTCAATCTTGTGTCGAAGATGCCACTGTTCGAGAACGGCGCCGATGTCGCGCTGGTCGCGGGCAACTACAACCGCAAGGAAGTGCTCGCCGACCTCAACGGCGTGCTCGGCAGCGACCTGGGCTTTCGGCTGGTCGCGCGCGCCCGCGATGCCGACACCTATATCGCCGATACCCCCGACAACCGCGTGATGCTGGCACCGTCCGTCACTTGGCGACCGGGCTCGCGGACGGCCGTCACGTTGATGGGCCTGTACCAGAAGGACGATGGCGGCTCGACCACCAACTTCCTGCCGATCGTCGGCACGTTCCTCGTCAATCCCGGCAATCCACCGCTCGACCGCTACCTGTTCGTCGGCAAGCCGGGGTGGGACCGGTTCGGCGGCCGGCTGCTGCAGGGCGGCGGGTCGATTACGCACCGCTTCGGTGACGACGTCACGCTCAGCCTGAAGGCGCGGTACATCGACAGCAACCTGCAATATAACACGCATTATACCGACAGTTACTCGAACCCGCGCGATCCCTATACCGCCGGCAGCAACGGACGGCGGATCGGGCTGTACGCATTTGGGCTGAATGCGCGGATGAATGTCTTCTCGACCGACGACAACCTGCGTATTCGCTTCAACACCGGGGTGGCGGTCGAGCATGTGCTGCTGGCGGGCATCGACTACAGCTGGAACGCCGTGAAGAAGCAGGGCGGATATGGCTTTCAGGAGGTCGACCTCTACAATCTCGATCGCACCGCGATCCTGACGCCCGAGCCGACCGGCGCGTTCGACCGGGAAGCGCAGAAGCAGCTCGGCATCTATGTGCAGGACCAGATCCGCTTCTGGGATCGCGTCTCGGTGGTCCTGGGCGCCCGCCGGGACCGGGTGACGACCACCGGCACGCCCGATCGCGTCGATAGCGCCACCACCTTCCGCTTCGGGATCATTGGAGAGATCGCAGCCGGCGTGTCGCCGTTCTTCAGCTATACCGAAAGCTTCCTGCCGATCGCGGGCACCGTCACCGACGGCACGCCGTTCCGGCCGCAGATGGGCCACCAGTTCGAAACAGGGTTCAAATGGCAGCCCGATCGCGCGACGCTCGTCACAGTCACGGGCTTCAGCATCAAGGACACCAATCGTCCGATCGCCGATCCGATCAATCCGATGGGCCGCATCCAGGCCGGCGAAGTCACCAGCAAGGGCGTCGAACTGGAAGCGACGCGCACCCTTCCGGGCGATTACGATCTGTCGCTGTCATACGGCTTCAACGACGTGTCGGGAGGCGGTTTGACCGATTTCAGTTCGCGACACATCGCCTCGGCCTGGGCCACAAAGACCTTCGTGCAAGGTGCGAGGACGCTGCGGCTGGGTGCGGGCGTCCGATATCTGGGACGGCAGGTGTCGAGCAACGACGTCTGGACGATCGTCACGCCTGGCCGAACGATGGCCGACGCGCTTGTCGAGATCAGCGAGGGCCGCTGGCGCCTGACGGTCAACGCCACCAACCTGTTCGACAATCGCACCTATGCGAGCTGCCTCGCGCGCGGCGATTGCTTCATGACCGCGCCGCGGAACGTCATGGCCTCGGTTGGCTACCACTTCTGA
- a CDS encoding YraN family protein, whose amino-acid sequence MRPPRPRSTATRRVAEESGRRGERLAAWWLRLKGWQILDRRVRTPAGEVDLVAKRGALIAFVEVKSRRTPAELDHAIDQRRLARVAAAAEVLMPRYATAGEDIRVDVILLAPGTRPRHLENAWIGY is encoded by the coding sequence ATGCGCCCACCCCGCCCCCGCTCCACCGCCACCCGCCGCGTCGCGGAGGAAAGCGGGCGGCGCGGCGAGCGGCTCGCGGCGTGGTGGCTGCGGCTGAAGGGCTGGCAGATCCTCGACCGCCGCGTTCGCACTCCCGCCGGCGAGGTCGATCTCGTCGCCAAACGCGGCGCGCTGATCGCTTTCGTCGAGGTGAAGTCGCGCCGCACCCCCGCCGAGCTCGATCACGCGATCGACCAGCGCCGCCTCGCCCGCGTCGCCGCCGCCGCGGAGGTGTTGATGCCGCGCTACGCCACGGCGGGCGAGGACATTCGCGTCGACGTGATCCTGCTCGCCCCCGGCACGCGCCCGCGCCATCTCGAGAATGCGTGGATCGGCTACTGA